Genomic segment of Chloracidobacterium sp. N:
CTGGCGGAACTGGCGGCGGCCACCGGAGGGCGCTACATCAGGTCTCCCGGCGGCGCGCACCTGGAAACCCGCTTTCAGGAAGTCGTCGAGGAACTCCGCGCCCAATATACGCTGGGCTTTTATCCGCCGCAGGGCTACGACGGGCAGCCACACACGATTCGCGTCATCGTGCGCCGCCCGCGCGTCACCTGGCGCGCGCGGACAAGTTACACCTGACCACGTTCCCCACCGTCACTCCCGTGCAGCACCTGCTTTTTACGCACACCGGCACGAATGTTGAGTTTCTCCTGGCACTACCGGCAATGCAGGCCGCCCGGCGACACTTCGACGGGACGCAGATTTGGCTGGCGGCGCCGGACCGGGCCTGTGAACTGGCGCATCTGGCGGATTGTGCCGACACGACCCTGGCGCTGGGTCCAGCGCTTTCCACTATCGCTCAACCGTCGGTCTTCAAGGGACTGCGCGCCATCGCAGCCCTGCGCGAGCAGACTTTTGACGCAGTAGTGAGCCTCACCGGGACGTTTCTGGAAAACGCCAGCGCCATGCTGTTGCGCGCCCGGCGGCGGCTCGTGCTTCAGGCCGGTAACGCGCGCCCCCGTCGCCACTTCACCGATGCGGCGGCGGAGCTTGTTGCCCGGCTTGGCGTTCCCAAAACGGCACCAGTTCCGCATCTGCGGCTCCCGCCAGCCGTGCGCGCCACCGAACAGCAAAAACTCGCCCGGCTCGGCTGGCGCGACGACCGGCTCACCATTGCCCTGCACCCGACCGTCGGCTTTGCTCCCCAGGTCTGGCCCAGCGAACAGTTCCTGCCTCTGGCCGTCCGTCTCGCCGCCGAGTATGACGCGCAACTGCTGGTCATCGAGACCGAAGAGGAAACCGGGCTGACCGAGCGGCAACGCGCCGCCTGGAAACAGCACCGGCTTGCGCCCCTCTTTCTGTGCCGTCCCAGCCTGGCGTTACTCGCTGTCGCTTTGGCGCAAGCCTCAGTGATTGTGGGGAGCAATCGGCTGCCGGTTCACCTGGCCGCCGCCGTTCAAACGCCCGGCGTGGTCATCATGGATGGCACGTCAGATTCCGGCTGGCTGGCTCCCCGCCACCGGCACAGCCGGTTGCTCTATGCCCAACCATCGCGTCCGGCCACGGTGGATGACGTGTTTGGACTCGTGTGCCAAGTGATGGCGGCCAGTCGGACCGCCGCGTTGTTCACTTCGGACGACTGACCGCTTCACCATCGCGGGGACAGTTCAAAACCGGTGGACGTTGCTTTTTGCCGCGGCTGGCCTTACTTCAGCAGATTGACGAGTTCCTGCACGGCCGCGGCTGACTTTTTGAGCGCCGCCGCTTCGTCTTCCGTCAGCTTGATCTCAATGATCTGCTCGACGCCACCACTGCCGAGCTTGACCGGAACACCGATAAAGAGGCCCTCGATGCCATACTCGCCCTGAAGCAGCGCCGCGCAGGGCAGGATTTTTTTCTTGTCCTTGATGATAGCCTCGACCATTTCGACCGTTGCCGAAGCGGGCGCATACCAGGCTGACGTTCCCAGCAGCTTGACGATTTCCGCCCCGCCATGGCGTGTCCGCTCGACTATCGCCGCAATGGTGTCTTCCGGGAGCAGTTCAGGAATGGGAATCCCGGCGCAGGTCGAGTAACGCGGCAGCGGCACCATGGTGTCGCCGTGGCCGCCCAGCACAAAGGCCGTAATGTTTTCCACCGAAACCTGAAGCGCGTCGGCGAGAAAGTAGCGCATCCGGGCTGAATCCAGCACGCCAGCCATGCCCACGACGCGCTCCCGTGGAAACCCTGACACCCGATGCGCCACCGTGCACATGGCGTCCAGCGGGTTGGCGACGACGACCAGAATGGCGTTGGGTGAACGGGGCGCGACCTGTTCCGTCACACTGGCCACAATCTTCTGGTTGATCTCCACCAGGTCGTCGCGGCTCATACCGGGCTTGCGTGGCGCGCCGGAAGTGATGACGACCACATCGGAATCCTTGGTTTCATCGTAGCCATTGGTTCCGGTCACAAGTGCATCGTAGCCTTCAACCGGCGCCATTTCGTTCAAATCCAACCCTTTCCCCTGGGGCAGCCCCTCGACGATGTCCACCAGAACAACATCCCCCAACTCCTTGAGTACAAGCAGTTCGGCAACCGTCGCGCCAACGTTGCCAGCCCCGACAACAGTGATCTTTTTGCGTCCCATGATGACCTTCCTCAGACCGGGAAAATGAATGTGGCGAGCCACAGCCCACCGCACGCCGAGCCTAGCGCAACTCCCGGCGGGTTTTCACGCGCTTTGTGCGTTGGCACACACTCACTCCAAAACACCGGAACCGGAAGCTGCGGCTGGACGAACCTTCCGCCCATCCGTCATGCTCGGTTGCCGGTTGTGGTTCACCCCAGGGCGTGGCCACGCCATCTTCCCTGTCTGTTCACGATGTCTGATGCTTGCTGAAGAATCCGTACAACTGGAAAAGCACGCCGGGCTGGCCGTTGTGACGCTCAACCGGCCACAGGTCATCAACGTCCTGACGACGGACATGCTGCGGCGGCTCGATGCGTTCCTTGATGAAGTTGCTGCTGACGAACACCTCCACATCCTGGTACTCCGTGGGGCCGGCGCGCGCGGTTTCTGCGCCGGCGCTGATGTGAAATGGCTGCGGCAGTGCGTTCTGGAGGGTCAGCCGGAACGCGGAGATGAGTTCTTTGCTGTTGAATACGCCCTTGACCTGCGGTTGCACCGGTTTCCAAAACCCATCGTGGCGCTGATGGAAGGCGTCACGATGGGCGGCGGGCTGGGGCTAGCCATCGGGGCGCGCTACCGGATCGCCACGCCAACCACCCGCCTGGCCATGCCGGAAGTCCACATCGGCTTTTTCCCGGATGTCGGAGCGAGCTGGTTTCTCAACCAACTCCCCGGCGCGTGGGGGCGGTATCTTGCCCTGACCGGCGAGAGCATTGACGGTGCAACGGCGCAGGCGGTTGGTCTGGCAACCCACTACCTGGACGGGCTGCCAACGGCTGAACTGGTGGAACGCCTGCCTGCCAATCCTGACTTATCCTGGCTGGATGCGCCCGGCCAGCCGGACCGGACGACGGTCGTCCATGACGACTGGGTGGCCACGCACTTCAGTCAACCTTCACTCGATGCCGTCCGGGCCTCGCTCGAAGCCGCCTCCGATGAACGTTCACAGAAAGCGGCCCAGGCACTGCGGGCGGCTTCACCCCATAGCCTGGCGCTCACTTGGCATCTGCTCTGCACGGCGCCGCCGACTTCGCTTGAGGAAGCCTTCCACCGGGAAGCCGACCTGGCCCGGCAGGCCATCCGGCACCCGGATTACGCCGAGGGCGTCCGGGCGCGGCTCGTGGACAAAGACTTCCGCCCCCGGTGGCAAGTCGGGAACACCTGAACAAAAGAAGACCTCGCCTTTGGGACGAAGCCCAAGGGGCGAGGGGCAGTTGTTGGGCGGGAACATGGAAAAGGTGAAACGGTACAGGGCCGCCGGGGGTCGGCCCATTCCCGTCCACACCAGCCGGCATCGTCAGACGACGCTCAGCAAGTGTCCCATTTTTTCCTTTTTCGTGCGGAGGTAGTTGACCGAAGGCGCCCGTGGCGTCAGTTCAATGGGCACGCGCTCGACGACCTCCAGCCCGGCATTCTGAAGCGCTGCCAGTTTGAGCGGGTTGTTTGACATCAGACGGATTTTCTTCAGCCCAAGCTCCTGCAAAATCTCGACGCACTGGGTGTAATCGCGGGCATCCACGTCAAAGCCCAACCGGACGTTGGCCTCAATGGTATCCGCGCCCTGATCCTGCAGGGCATAGGCCCGAATCTTGTTCAAAATCCCGATGCCACGCCCTTCCTGGTGCTGATAGACAATGACACCGAGACCTGCCGCTGCAATTTTTTCCATGGCGCGCTGCAACTGTGGGCCGCAGTCACACTTGATGGAATGAAAGACATCGCCCGTCAGGCATTGGGAGTGAATGCGGACCAGCGTTGGTACGTGTGGGGATGGCACCCCCTTGAGCAACACCACAAACTCCTCATCACTCGTCAGACTGCGGTAACCGATAATGCGAAACAGACCGAACTCCGTGGGAAGATTCGCTTCAGCCACCCGCTCAATCGTCCAGGCGGGATGACTTTCCTTCGCTCCTTCCCCTGATATGGCTTCCATGTGAATGACTGTCTCCACTTTCTATTTGTTGTCCCACCCCGGCAAAGCCCTGGTGGGCTGGCTCCGGCTTCGTGGGGCAAAAAGCCGGATGCGTTTTGCTTCATCGTAGAAAGAGCACCCAGCAACGGCAAGCGTGCTTTCCGCACTTGGGCAGCCTTTCTCCAACAAGGCTTACCCTGGCTGGAAAGCGCCGGGCCTGATCAGGGGCGGCGGTCGAATGCTTCACGGGTCAGGGGTTCAATGACAGCCAGGTTCCGGGCCTTCAGTGCGGCATTGACCGGGGACAACTCATCCGTCATGAGCTTCCTGAGCTGCGCTTCAGCCTGCTCGACGGCCTGCCGGTAAGGCACCACGAGCGCCAACTGCGAGGCCGACGGCCGCCCACCGTAGTAGCTGATCTTGCCGTAGAGATCGGCCAGCTTTTCACGCAACTGCTCCTCGCCGGTAATACCGCCTTCACGGGTGGCCACGAGGGTCGCCCGCAGCGCCTGGCAACGGTCAGCAAAATCCGTAAGCTGCTTGCCCAGCGCGTCCTCAGCCGCCAGCCCCTTGGCGCGCGCCCGTGCAGCATCACGGGCTTCAGTAAGCGCTGCATCAACATAAGCCAGGCGCTCCAGCAGGGCATAGAGTTCGAGTTGGGTCTGCTGCTTCAGCGTGCGGTCGGACGGGCGATGCGGCGAAGTCGGGTCCGCTGCCAACGTGATCGCGCCGGTGTACACCTGCTTATCTTTGATGAGCTTGACCGTATAGGTCCCTTCCAGCACCGTCGGGCCCGGAAGTGGGAACGGCGCAGCTTCCGAGCGCGGCACCCGGGGCGGTTTGAGCCGGGTTGACCACTCCACCCGGTTGATGCCTTTCCGTTTGCCGCCAGGCAGCGTCGAAATCAAGTCCCCGGCCGGGTTGTAGATTTCCACGCGGAAATCGCCCACCACATGCCGTTCCTTCAGGTAGTAGGTGATGATGGCGGCGTCCGGCAGTGGTGTGCCGCGAAACTCATCGTCGCCGGAGAAGCTCTGGGAAATGACCGGCGTCCGCAACAGGGACGGACGTGTTTCCAGGAAAGCCACTTCACGTCCGAGCACTTCCGGCGTCAACTGCCGCAGGGGGGAAATATCGTCCACGATGTAGATGCCCCGCCCGTGGGTCGCCAGAATCACATCGCCTTCGCGTGGGTGGACGCACAGATCGTAGATCGGCAGCCCGTTCGGCAGCCCGCCGGTGAACTTCACCCACCGCTCGCCCCGGTCAATGGAGACGAAAAAACCCATTTCCGTACCAAGAAACAGCAGGTTGCGAACCATCGTGTCTTCCCGGATGACGTGCGCGTAGCCGGTCGCATCGCCCTGCGTCAGGCGTTGCCAGGTCTGGCCGAAGTCATCCGTCCGATAGATGTATGTCGCCATATCCCCGGTGCGGTGGCCGTCAAACGTGGCGTAGGCCGTTCCAGCCGCAAACCGGGACGCCTCGACACAACTGCACCAGGTGTTGGGCGGCAGCCCCGGAACATTGCGCACGACATTCGTCCACGTCCGGCCGCCATCGCGGGTCACCTGCAGGTTGCCGTCGTCAGTGCCAACCCAGATGACCTTCTCATCCAGCGGCGACTCGCTGATAGTGAAAATCGTGCAGTGATTCTCCGCCGTGGAGTTGTCCACGGTCAGCCCGCCGGAGGCTTCCTGTTTCTGCTTGTCGGGGTCATTGGTGGTAAGGTCGGGGGAAATCCGCGTCCAGGATTCACCCCTGTCGCGCGACAAAAACAGGTACTGCGCGCCGAAGTAGAGGTTGGCCGGATTTTTGCGCCCAACGGCAATGGGGCTGTTCCAGTTGAAACGGAGCCTTTCGCCAGGCACCTCCGGCGGCGCAATGAACTTCGTCTCATTGGTACGCCGGTCCCACCGCGCCAGATTGCCGCCCTGCGATTCGAGATAGACCACGTTGGCATCGGTCGGGTCGGGCACTGCCCAGAAGCCGTCTCCAAACCCGATGTTGCGCCAGTCGGCATTGGTGATGCCGCCCGGCTTGTGTGATGGACCCATCCAGGTGCCGTTGTCCTGCAAGCCGCCATAGACGTTGTACGGCCGCGCATTGTCGGCCGTCACGTGGTAAAACTGCGCCACCGGCAGCGTGCGCAGCAGGCGGAACGTCCGGCCGCCGTTGAGCGATTCATACACGCCGCCATCCGTGCCAAGCAGCAGGTGGTCAGTATTGGCTGGATTGATCCAGAGGGCGTGGTGGTCGCTGTGTGTGCTGCCGGCAATGGTCTCGAAGGTCTTGCCGCCGTCCTGACTGCGGGCCAGCGTGGTGGCCGGCTTGTACACCCGCCGGTAATCCTTCGGGTCAACCACCAGCAGGCTGAAATAAAACGGACGCGACTTGACGCTGGCATTGGCATCATTGACCTTCGTCCAGCTTTCACCCAAATCCTGCGACATATACAGCGCCGTCTTGCGGCTTTCGACGTTGGCATAGACGACATTCGGACGTGACGGCGCAACAGCGAGGGCGATCCGCCCCAGGTCGCCTTCGGGCAGGCCTGCGGTCAGCTTCTTCCAGGTCTTGCCGCCATCGGTGGATTTGTGGAGACCGCTTCCGGGGCCGCCGGAAGTGAACGTCCAGGGCTGCCGGCGGAACTGCCACATGGCGGCATAGACAATGTCCGGTTCCTGGGGATCGAGAGCAACGTCGGCGCAGCCCGTGTCGGCATTGACGTAGAGGACTTTCGTCCAGGTCTTGCCGCCGTCGGTGGTTTTGTACAGCCCGCGTTCCTCGCCGGAGGACCACAACGGCCCCAGCGCCGCCGCATAAACCGTGTCGGGACGGCGCGGGTCAATGACAATGCGGGCAATCCGTTCGGTTTTTTCCAGCCCCACGCGCGTCCAGGTTTCGCCGCCATCGGTCGTCTTATAGATGCCGTTGCCGACCGAGACCGAGTTGCGCGTCCAGCCTTCCCCGGTGCCCACCCAGACGGTTTCCGGGCGGCTCTGGTCAATGGTCAGCGCGCCGATGGACTGGGTGTGTTTGTCAAAGACCGGGCGGAAGGTCAGACCGCCGTCGGCTGATTTCCACACGCCGCCGCTGGCTGCGCCGACATAGATGGTTTTCGGGTTGGTGTTGACGACATCGAGGGCGGCAATCCGGCCGCTCATCGTTGCCGGGCCG
This window contains:
- the mdh gene encoding malate dehydrogenase encodes the protein MGRKKITVVGAGNVGATVAELLVLKELGDVVLVDIVEGLPQGKGLDLNEMAPVEGYDALVTGTNGYDETKDSDVVVITSGAPRKPGMSRDDLVEINQKIVASVTEQVAPRSPNAILVVVANPLDAMCTVAHRVSGFPRERVVGMAGVLDSARMRYFLADALQVSVENITAFVLGGHGDTMVPLPRYSTCAGIPIPELLPEDTIAAIVERTRHGGAEIVKLLGTSAWYAPASATVEMVEAIIKDKKKILPCAALLQGEYGIEGLFIGVPVKLGSGGVEQIIEIKLTEDEAAALKKSAAAVQELVNLLK
- a CDS encoding glycosyl hydrolase, with amino-acid sequence MYTLKPLFRAALALCCLFSPGSLAQQSSNPTPAATAPAPVALDASMLGAFTARAIGPATMSGRIAALDVVNTNPKTIYVGAASGGVWKSADGGLTFRPVFDKHTQSIGALTIDQSRPETVWVGTGEGWTRNSVSVGNGIYKTTDGGETWTRVGLEKTERIARIVIDPRRPDTVYAAALGPLWSSGEERGLYKTTDGGKTWTKVLYVNADTGCADVALDPQEPDIVYAAMWQFRRQPWTFTSGGPGSGLHKSTDGGKTWKKLTAGLPEGDLGRIALAVAPSRPNVVYANVESRKTALYMSQDLGESWTKVNDANASVKSRPFYFSLLVVDPKDYRRVYKPATTLARSQDGGKTFETIAGSTHSDHHALWINPANTDHLLLGTDGGVYESLNGGRTFRLLRTLPVAQFYHVTADNARPYNVYGGLQDNGTWMGPSHKPGGITNADWRNIGFGDGFWAVPDPTDANVVYLESQGGNLARWDRRTNETKFIAPPEVPGERLRFNWNSPIAVGRKNPANLYFGAQYLFLSRDRGESWTRISPDLTTNDPDKQKQEASGGLTVDNSTAENHCTIFTISESPLDEKVIWVGTDDGNLQVTRDGGRTWTNVVRNVPGLPPNTWCSCVEASRFAAGTAYATFDGHRTGDMATYIYRTDDFGQTWQRLTQGDATGYAHVIREDTMVRNLLFLGTEMGFFVSIDRGERWVKFTGGLPNGLPIYDLCVHPREGDVILATHGRGIYIVDDISPLRQLTPEVLGREVAFLETRPSLLRTPVISQSFSGDDEFRGTPLPDAAIITYYLKERHVVGDFRVEIYNPAGDLISTLPGGKRKGINRVEWSTRLKPPRVPRSEAAPFPLPGPTVLEGTYTVKLIKDKQVYTGAITLAADPTSPHRPSDRTLKQQTQLELYALLERLAYVDAALTEARDAARARAKGLAAEDALGKQLTDFADRCQALRATLVATREGGITGEEQLREKLADLYGKISYYGGRPSASQLALVVPYRQAVEQAEAQLRKLMTDELSPVNAALKARNLAVIEPLTREAFDRRP
- a CDS encoding enoyl-CoA hydratase/isomerase family protein, with product MLAEESVQLEKHAGLAVVTLNRPQVINVLTTDMLRRLDAFLDEVAADEHLHILVLRGAGARGFCAGADVKWLRQCVLEGQPERGDEFFAVEYALDLRLHRFPKPIVALMEGVTMGGGLGLAIGARYRIATPTTRLAMPEVHIGFFPDVGASWFLNQLPGAWGRYLALTGESIDGATAQAVGLATHYLDGLPTAELVERLPANPDLSWLDAPGQPDRTTVVHDDWVATHFSQPSLDAVRASLEAASDERSQKAAQALRAASPHSLALTWHLLCTAPPTSLEEAFHREADLARQAIRHPDYAEGVRARLVDKDFRPRWQVGNT
- the ribA gene encoding GTP cyclohydrolase II yields the protein MEAISGEGAKESHPAWTIERVAEANLPTEFGLFRIIGYRSLTSDEEFVVLLKGVPSPHVPTLVRIHSQCLTGDVFHSIKCDCGPQLQRAMEKIAAAGLGVIVYQHQEGRGIGILNKIRAYALQDQGADTIEANVRLGFDVDARDYTQCVEILQELGLKKIRLMSNNPLKLAALQNAGLEVVERVPIELTPRAPSVNYLRTKKEKMGHLLSVV
- a CDS encoding glycosyltransferase family 9 protein; the encoded protein is MQHLLFTHTGTNVEFLLALPAMQAARRHFDGTQIWLAAPDRACELAHLADCADTTLALGPALSTIAQPSVFKGLRAIAALREQTFDAVVSLTGTFLENASAMLLRARRRLVLQAGNARPRRHFTDAAAELVARLGVPKTAPVPHLRLPPAVRATEQQKLARLGWRDDRLTIALHPTVGFAPQVWPSEQFLPLAVRLAAEYDAQLLVIETEEETGLTERQRAAWKQHRLAPLFLCRPSLALLAVALAQASVIVGSNRLPVHLAAAVQTPGVVIMDGTSDSGWLAPRHRHSRLLYAQPSRPATVDDVFGLVCQVMAASRTAALFTSDD